A window of the Salvelinus fontinalis isolate EN_2023a chromosome 26, ASM2944872v1, whole genome shotgun sequence genome harbors these coding sequences:
- the ap1g2 gene encoding AP-1 complex subunit gamma-like 2 — MSPSVRLQEMIRVIRGARTQGEERGVIQRECAAIRAQFRQADNGTRSHNLAKLLYVHMLGYPAHFGQMECVRLIASPRYNEKRVGYLGAMMLLDEKQDASLLITNSIKNDLSHSSQYVQSLALCTLGCMGSAEMCRDLAPEIDRLLRASNSYIKKKAALCAVHIVRKVPELGELFTPASRSLLSEKNHGVLHGAVVLITELCERNPDTLEQFRKVVPELVQIMKGLVMSGYSPEHNVAGISDPFLQVRILRLLRILGRNNDTASDAVNDLLAQVATNTDSSKTAGSAVLYETVLTVMDIKSESGLRVLAVNILGRFLLNNDRNIRYISMTSLQKIVQTDHNAVQRHRGTIVDCLKDQDASVKRRALELSLALVSAVNIRSLMKELLLFLSSCPPELRAHTTSGIFNAAERYAPSQRWHIDTILHVLTTAGGDVRDETVPNLIQLITTATELHCYTVHKLYRALVTDISVQSLVQVACWCIGEYGDLLLRGECEETESVQVAEDDVLDALETVLQSHMSSPATRGFALTATMKLSTRITHNVDRIRSIVSIYGSCIDVELQQRAVEYNALFKKYDHMRAAVLERMPVIDKSSPGHTNGESAGGSIKEMEPTKRTQEVVLPQEPANQVRDLLDLLGGSGEPPQPSPALSTTALGPVSSTAGGDLLDLLGGLDVTPVTPSVIVYEKNGVTLKLQTDKQTDTGMTITLTATNSTDRDITSLTLQAAVPKSVQLQMKAPSGDVIPAHGLGQVTQTVLLNNPNKVSLKMRVRVCYTSQDVVCQDTVQIDSFPSPAW; from the exons ATGTCTCCGTCTGTGCGTCTGCAGGAGATGATCAGGGTGATCAGAGGAGCCCGTACACAGGGAGAGGAGCGTGGTGTGATCCAGAGGGAGTGTGCTGCAATCCGGGCACAGTTCAGACAGGCTGACAATGGGACACGCTCTCACAATCTGGCAAAGCTGCTGTATGTGCACATGCTGGGTTACCCCGCCCACTTTGGTCAG ATGGAGTGTGTGCGTCTGATTGCCAGCCCTCGGTACAATGAGAAGCGTGTTGGGTACCTGGGTGCTATGATGCTTCTAGACGAGAAGCAGGATGCTAGCCTTCTCATCACTAACTCCATCAAGAA TGACCTGTCCCACAGCAGTCAGTATGTCCAGTCTCTGGCTCTGTGTACTCTGGGCTGTATGGGCTCAGCTGAGATGTGTCGAGACCTGGCCCCAGAGATCGACCGCCTCCTCAGAGCCTCTAACTCCTACATCAAAAAGAAG GCAGCTCTTTGTGCGGTGCACATTGTGAGGAAAGTGCCAGAACTAGGAGAGCTGTTTACCCCTGCATCTCGATCCCTGCTCTCTGAAAAGAACCACG GGGTGTTACATGGAGCCGTGGTTCTGATTACTGAGCTGTGTGAGCGCAACCCAGACACACTAGAGCAGTTTCGTAAG GTGGTGCCGGAGCTGGTCCAGATAATGAAAGGCCTGGTGATGTCTGGTTACTCTCCAGAACACAACGTGGCTGGTATCAGTGACCCCTTCCTACAG GTGCGCATTCTTAGGTTGCTGAGGATCCTGGGTCGTAATAACGATACAGCTAGTGATGCCGTGAATGACCTGCTGGCCCAG GTGGCCACGAACACAGACAGCAGTAAGACTGCAGGCAGTGCTGTGTTGTATGAAACAGTTCTCACTGTCATGGACATCAAATCGGAAAGTGGCTTGAGG gTCCTAGCTGTGAACATCCTGGGGCGATTTCTTCTGAACAACGATAGGAACATCCG GTACATCTCAATGACTTCCCTTCAGAAGATTGTTCAGACGGACCACAATGCAGTGCAGCGTCACAGAGGGACCATAGTGGACTGCCTGAAGGACCAGGATGCTTCTGTCAAACG CCGGGCATTGGAGCTTTCTCTGGCCCTGGTGTCAGCTGTCAACATCCGCTCTCTGATGAAAGAgctgctcctcttcctctccagctGTCCCCCAGAGCTCAGAGCACACACCACCTCAGGCATCTTCAACGCCGCAGAGAG GTATGCACCCTCTCAGCGCTGGCACATTGACACCATCCTGCATGTCCTCACCACG GCAGGGGGCGACGTGAGGGATGAGACTGTTCCCAACCTGATCCAGCTCATCACCACAGCAACAGAACTACACTGCTACACGGTCCACAAGCTGTACAGAGCCCTGGTTACAGACATCTCAGTG CAATCCCTGGTACAGGTGGCATGCTGGTGTATTGGGGAGTATGGAGACCTGCTTCTGAGAGGAGAGTGTGAGGAGACAGAATCTGTTCAG GTGGCAGAGGATGATGTCCTGGACGCCTTGGAAACGGTTCTACAGTCACATATGTCGTCGCCGGCAACCAGGGGCTTCGCTCTCACAGCGACAATGAAACTCAGCACACGCATAACACACAACGTGGA TCGCATTAGGAGCATCGTCAGCATCTACGGCAGCTGCATCGATGTGGAACTCCAGCAGAGGGCAGTGGAATACAACGCTCTGTTTAAGAAATACGACCACATGAG GGCTGCTGTTCTGGAGAGAATGCCAGTGATTGACAAGAGCTCACCGGGACATACCAATGGAGAATCAGCAGGGGGGTCTATCAAAGAGATGGAGCCAACCAAACGGACACAGGAAGTAGTATTACCCCAGGAACCTGCTAACCAG GTGCGTGATCTGTTGGACCTGCTAGGTGGTTCTGGGGAACCTCCCCAGCCCAGCCCCGCCCTGTCCACCACAGCGCTAGGCCCTGTTAGCAGCACGGCTGGGGGAGACCTACTGGACCTGCTGGGAGGCCTGGATGTCACACCTG TGACACCTAGTGTTATAGTGTATGAGAAGAACGGTGTGACACTGAAACTACAGactgacaaacagacagacacaggcatgACCATTACCCTCACTGCCACCAACTCTACTGACAGGGACATCACCAGCCTCACCCTGCAAGCAGCAGTACCCAAG AGCGTCCAGTTACAGATGAAGGCTCCGAGTGGTGACGTCATCCCCGCACACGGCTTAGGTCAGGTGACCCAGACTGTGCTCCTCAACAACCCTAACAAG GTGAGTCTGAAAATGAGGGTGCGCGTGTGCTACACCAGCCAGGACGTTGTCTGCCAGGACACGGTGCAGATCGACTCCTTTCCCAGCCCCGCCTGGTAA
- the nedd8l gene encoding NEDD8 ubiquitin like modifier, like, which yields MLIKVKTLTGKEIEIDIEPTDKVERIKERVEEKEGIPPQQQRLIYSGKQMNDEKTAADYKIQGGSVLHLVLALRGGLVCHCSSIHLIA from the exons ATGCTGATCAAGGTTAAG ACTCTCACTGGCAAAGAAATAGAGATCGACATTGAGCCCACAGACAAG GTGGAGAGAATTAAAGAAAgggtggaggagaaagaggggattCCACCTCAACAACAAAGATTAATCTACAGTGGAAAACAGAT GAACGATGAGAAGACAGCTGCGGACTACAAGATCCAGGGAGGCTCAGTGCTGCATCTGGTCCTGGCGCTAAGAGGAGGGCTAGTCTGCCACTGTTCCAGCATACACCTCATCGCCTAG